One genomic window of Candidatus Didemnitutus sp. includes the following:
- the rplO gene encoding 50S ribosomal protein L15: protein MRLHTLKNVKGATHRRKRVGCGEGGGHGKTSGKGGKGQTARSGGSIRPGFEGGQMPLYRKLPHRGFNNYNFRTSYAVVNVGDLAKLDASVTEVNVEALVKAGLIRADGALLKILGDGEITRALKVTAAKFTGSAKEKIEKAGGQAIVA, encoded by the coding sequence ATGCGTCTCCACACTCTCAAGAACGTCAAAGGTGCCACCCACCGTCGCAAGCGCGTCGGTTGCGGCGAAGGCGGCGGCCACGGCAAAACGTCCGGCAAGGGCGGCAAGGGCCAGACCGCTCGCTCGGGCGGCTCGATCCGTCCCGGCTTCGAAGGCGGCCAGATGCCCCTTTACCGCAAGCTCCCGCACCGCGGCTTCAACAACTACAACTTCCGCACCAGCTACGCCGTCGTGAATGTCGGCGATCTCGCGAAGCTCGACGCCTCGGTCACCGAGGTGAACGTCGAAGCACTCGTGAAAGCCGGCCTGATCCGCGCCGATGGCGCGCTGCTCAAGATCCTCGGCGACGGCGAAATCACCCGCGCGCTGAAGGTCACCGCGGCGAAGTTCACCGGTTCCGCCAAGGAAAAGATCGAGAAAGCCGGCGGCCAGGCGATCGTCGCCTGA